Below is a genomic region from Prolixibacteraceae bacterium.
TCTGAGATATTTGTATTTAAGAATAAAAATATCTCAAAATTTATACAGAGATAATTTTACACCGTCCCCAATATAGCAACACCCCCTCTTTGCACCTATTATGCTATAGATAAACAGCTGTTTTCCCCTGCCTTATAACGGTTTAAACTCGGTCTTATAACGGTTCGAATACGGTGATCATTCAAAAATGCTTCAAAGTTCATTCGAAGCTCCCTCATTAAAAAGGCGGAATCTTCGAATGAACTTCGAACGAACTATGAACGAACTTCGAAGGATCACCGTATTCGAACCGTTGTTGCTTCGTGTTAAGTCCCTTTTGTGTTACTGTATAGTGTTTGTTTCGTCAGTGTATAGTAATGGCTTGGTCGCTGTATGGTATTGGTTTGGTTGTTGGTGAGTCTATTTTGACTTTGTGGCTTTGAGTTGTGGGGGTGGAAGTAGGGTTAATTTGTTGTGCTCCGCTTTGTTGATAGTGGTTGTGAGGCTTTGTCTGGAAACTGTTTTGCAAGTATAGAACTCTTGGATGTTATTAAAGGAGTGCTTTAAATTTCGTCTGTAGCTTTTTGAGGTATAATCATTCTTATCCTATTCTAGGGTTTGTTTTACGATTAGAGGATGGTTGTTGAGAAATATGGTTAGGAGGCTCAAAAAAATAAGGCAACCCAATAAAAATGTGTTGCCTTATTCAGAATCGATCGATCTAGTGTTGTGTTGTTGCGAATAGATAAATAACTGAAAGAAGTTATTATGTTAGAACGACTGATTTTTTCTTTGTTCTGTATGTAGTTTTCGAGCCAATACTTGCTCTCTTTCTAATGCACGCTTTCTATGTGTTTCAAACTCTTCTTGAATATCATTTAACTTCTCTTGGGTCTTATTCGTTACGACATGAGCACGTTTGAATAATAGGAAGCTAACTACTGTTAAGATGATTAATACAACAATGATACTCCAAAGGATCGTTTGGTAAGTAGACTTCTCTACCAGCATTCCAAAAAGACCTAAACTGTCTTTTTGATTTGTCACCTCTTCAAGGTTCTGTTTTGTTTGTGTTAGTTCGTTATTTAGTGTTTCAACTTTAGCTTTCAACTTGATGGTTTCAGTATTTGCCTCTTTCCATAAAGAAGTTTTAGCACTCAACGAATCTTTAATGTTTTTATGTAGATCTTGGTACCAAGTAATTTTAACTACCTTATACTCTTGATATTTGGTTGATCTATTATAGATCAAATCAAATTGCTGATCAATCGTTTTGTCCATCAATGTGAACTTAGGACGAGGTTTACGTACCGCTTTCTTCGTCTGAGTTGTTGATGTTTGAGCTGTTGTCGTTTTGGCTGTATTTGCAGTTGTAGCAGTTGTGTTCTCTTGTGCAAATAGAGTTGTACAAGCAAAAATGGCTACTAGCAACAGGCCTGATCTAAATAATCGCATTCCAATATCTTTTATTAGTTGTCTAATGTTGTGATGTTAACTTCTCGTGGTAAAGGAAGAGGGTAAGGCACAAATATAATAAAAAACGATTAGTTGTAAAACATATTTAGTAGAACCATAAGAATACCAAGAGTTGCATAAGTTCCTCCCATAAAATAGGAGAGTGCTTTTTCATTTAAATTACTCATCTTCTTGGCACTAATCGTTCCTGCTATTGTAGCTACTACTGCAACAAGAATACCATCACTGAAATTTACATTTCCATAGTATAGATGGCCTGCTACTCCTGCACTGGCAGTTAATGCCATCATTAATATGGACGTTCCGAGTGCGTCGTGAAGAGAATAGCCACAAAATAAGATGAGGATAAGAAGTAGGTTCGTTCCCCCTCCTGCTCCCATAAAACCTGTCATAAATCCACTGGCTCCAGCCAAGATGAAACATAGTGCTATTCTGGTGATTGGGTGTCTTAAATATGAGGGTAGAGATGAAGAGTCCTGCTTGTTAAATTTTTGTTTTGCTCCAGTTCGGAATATCATGATGGCCAACACTATCATAAAACCTCCGAATGATGAGCCTAATCCTCTTTCGGGGACCATGTCAGAGAAGTATGATCCAATAGGAGCAAGAAGTACAGTTCCTAAAAGAACTGAAATACACTCTTTGATCTTAATATGACCTTTCTTAAAGTACGTAAGTGAGATAAAAAGAGGTGCAACAACATCTACTACTAAGCTTGTACCGATAGCTTGGTGAATGGAGAAATTTAATAAGATACTTAGAAGAGGAACGACTACCATCACACTTGAGGCGCCTGTGATACCTGTTACTATTCCAGCAATAGTTCCAATCAGAATGAGTAAAAGTTGAACCATAAATTAATTTCGTCTGTTACGTTTGAAGAGACAAATATAAAACTTTATTGTGGAATCAAAGTGTGTTCGTTAGCCTTATAACGCATTTCATGATTATAAATGGTCTTAAAGATGACATGGATGCTGTTTTATAAATCTATGATGATTTTAACACCATTTATATGAAGTGTTTATCTTTTTGACATTACTTTTGTCTCTCGTGAACAAGAAGTTGCCTCTATATAGGTGCTTTGAAATGTATTAATTGTAATAATAAGCTATGTTTGAGCATATTAAAGGGAAGATGTCACAAGTGCAACAAGTTGCAATACTTGGATATCTTATCAAATGGCTGCTGTTATCTCTTCTCGTAGGGCTATTAGCAGGAGCAGCTTCGGCTTTCTTCTTAAAGTCGCTACATTGGGCTACTGATTTTAGAAATGCTCATATGATGATTGTCTTTGGGTTGCCTATTGGAGGTTTGGCCATTGGCTTGATGTACTACTATTGGGGCGAAGGAGTTGTGAAAGGAAACAATCTGTTATTAGAAGAGTTCCATAGTCCGAAGAAAATAATACAGTTGCGAATGGCACCATTGGTGTTGATCGGGACGGTTATCACTCACCTTTTTGGTGGGTCGGCTGGACGAGAGGGTACCGCTGTACAGATGGGTGGTGCAATAGCCGATCAGTTTACCAAATGGTTGAAGCTAGATAAGCGGGATCGACGTATTCTACTCTCTTGTGGTGTGGCTGCTGGTTTTGCTTCTGTTTTTGGAACACCTTTGGCAGGAGCGATCTTTGCATTGGAGGTTTTTACGATTGGGCGTATGCGCTATGATACTATCGTTCCTTCGGTATTGGCTGCAGTATTTGCTGATTATGGTTGTCGCTTGTTTAATGTGCATCATACGCATTATGAGATTTTTAGTGTGCCAAGTTTCGAAGTACAGAACTTCTTGTGGGTTGTATTGGCTGGTGTTTTTTGTGGTTTGGCCGGAATGTTATTCTCCAAAGGAGTTCATTTTTGGGGAGACCTTTTTAAGAAAATCAATTACCCTCCATTACGTCCTGTTGTTGGGGGTGTTGTTCTTGCACTTGTGATTTGGGGTATGAACTTCGATACAAAATATATTGGTTTGGGAGTTCCAACCATTGTGGACTCTTTTTCACAGCAGATGAATTGGTATGATTTCTTGGTGAAAATACTATTTACAACTTTTACCTTAGGTGCCGGATTTAAGGGTGGTGAGGTTACTCCACTTTTCTTTGTGGGTGCAACTTTAGGTAGTGCATTATCTTTTTGGATACCATTGCCGATCTCTTTATTGGCTGGAGTATGCTTTGTGGCAGTCTTCTCTGGTGCAACAAATACTCCTATTGCATGTACGATGATGGGTATCGAGTTGTTTGGTGCAGAAGCTGCAGTATACATCGCTATTGCTTGTGTAATTGCTTACCTGTTCTCTGGACATTCAAGTATCTATAGTGCGCAGATCGTAGGTAGCCCAAAACATTGGAGTTATGAAGACGAGAAAGGAAAGACTCTTTCTCAGATTGATGCAGAGAAGAAAAATTAGAGTTTTCTCATTATCGAAAAAGGGATATGTTAGGCATATTCCTTTTTTGTGACATGGTGTTGGATGTGAATGTATCAGACGGAGTGTTGTTTTGTACTAACCTTTGTCTCTATATTTTTCGGTTCTGCTTCCGTCTTTTAAGTTCCAATAAATTAGGTGTAACTTATTGCTATATTAGTATTGTGTATTATTTCTTCTGTTTTTTATAGTCATAAATGACACCTTCTACCATCCATTCTGCAAGCAGTTGACGGTTGCCTGGTTGAAGGAGGCGTTTTTGATCTCTGCTGTTTTTGATATTTCCAAGTTCTATAAAGACTGTTGGTGGATCGGTCATTGATAGCATATGAAGATCTCTTGAGACTACTTTACCATTGTACCCTCTGTGTGGTTGATATTGGTCGTATTTCTGTCGGATTATTTCTCGCATATTATAAGCCATGTTTTTACCTGTTCTACTTCGTTTGAAGTAGTAGAAAAATAGGTCAATACGAGTTGTTATAAGATGTGCATCCACATGTAGTACTAAGAGTCTCTGGTATTTATAGTTTTTGTTTTTTTTGTATAGCGTATTTACGGCATTGGCACGTTGACGTAGTCGTTTTCTTTGATTTAGAGGGATCTTTTTGTTGGGATAACACAGTTCATTGCTGTTGTTCTTTAGGAATTTGTCATCCCGAATGCCATCTTTGGGGTCACGAGTGATAATATATACTCTGGCACCGTTACGAATAAGTTCTCTTCCGAGTCTTAACGTGACGTCATAAGCATATTCATCTTCTGTAATCATTTTGTTCTCTATCGTCTCAATGGCTCCTGGGTCTGGTCCACCATGTCCGCTTACAAGGTAAAATACACAACCTTTTAGTTGATTGTTTCGAATATGAACGGTGTCATATTTGCTTCCAAAGATTTTGTATTTCTTGATAGCCAGAGGAGGTCTACTTTTCGCTGTACTTTTTACAAGAGTTGGTTTTGACGACTTTGTTGTTTCGACGAGTGGTAATTTATATTTAACTCCAGCATATACTTGCTCGTTTTTGCCCATCTTTTTCTCATTGAGAGCAATAAACTTCTTTTTATACTTGATCGGATCTAGGTGATTTCGTTCAAGGATCCGGTATATTCCATCTCCTTCTTTCGCAATAATATATTTGTAGTTTGATTGTCCGAAAACGATCGTTCCTACAAATGAAAAGAGTATAAAAAGAAGGAGTTTTGTGTGTCGATTGATGTTGTTCATTACGTTATGAATGGTTTTTAATGCCATACGCTCGTTGAAAATTATGATTTACGTCTCTGTTCTTATAACCGTGAGAAGGAGATATTGTTCAACAAAAGAGTGACAAAAGCATTAGCCCATTTCGTATTTGTGTACATGAGATTATAATCGTTTTTTATGAATAGTAAACAGAGCACCGAATATATAATTTTTATATTGGAAATTATTGTTTCTGTTTTAGTTTTTAAGATTGTTTTCTCTGTACATTTTTGGGCTTACTTGATGTTGCTTTCTAAATGCTTTAGAAAAGTATTTAGGATCAGAGTATCCACATTCAAAAGTGATCTGGGAGATACTCTTGTCAGTGTAAACGAGTAGGTGTTGTGCTTTTACCATTCTCTTTCGTGTTAATAGTTCGTTTGGACTTATCCCTGTCTCTGCATTAGTCTTTTTGTATAGTGATGAGTAGCTCATGTTAAGTTTTTGGGCTATCTCCTCCATGGATATTTGTCCTTTAGACATCTCTTTATTGATGATCAGTTCTAACTTATGAGTAAAACTATTGACATGGTGTTTAAATATAAATTCATGAGATGAGGAGACAGTGTTTTTTTTCTTGAAGATATAGTTCTTGATGCGTAGTTTAAGCTCTTCCGCTTCAAAGGGTTTTTGTATATAGTCATCCACCCCAAGTTTAAGGGCATCGAGCCTCTCTTTCTTGCTATGGTTGGCTGTGATTAGAATGAAGGGAATATCTTGTGTTTTGGGGTTTTGTTTTAATATTGTGAAAAGTTCTGTCCCTGTCATACCTTCCATCTGAAGGTCGCTCACGATCATGTGGAATAGTTGTGTTTGTATTTTACTTAATGCTTCTTGTCCATTGGTTGCTGTCTCAATATGGTAGCTGTCGGATAAGTAGTTGGAGAGGTATTGACGCATCTCAGGATGGTCTTCGACAATAAGAATTGATTTTTTATGGTGGTCATTATTGTGTCTTTTTTCATCGATTGTAAGCCCCATATTAGGCAAGGGAGTATGTTTAAATTGATTTAGGCTGCTACGCATCTTGTTCTGAGGAAAACGAAGGATAAAAGTCGCCCCAGCATGAGAAGGAGAAAGTTGAATGGAACCTTGATGAAGATGCATCAAGTCTTTGCATAGTGCTAAGCCAATACCGGTACCACCTTTTTTTATTCCCTGTTGGCTTTGATAGAACATGTCGAAGATACGCTCTTGTTCTTCGCTAGGAACACCACAGCCACTATCTTTAATGGTTATTTGAACCATCTGCTTTTTAGCGTTATAGGTAACTTCGATATGAATATTTCCATACTCAGGGGTAAATTTAAAGGCATTGGAGAGGATGTTATACCATACGTGTTCCATCTTCTCTTTGTCGTATTCAAAGATGTTGTCCTGAGCAAGGAAATCCATATTTAGCTGAATATGCTTATGTTTAGCTTGGTCGGTGAAAGCTTCTAATGTGTCTTGTAAGTGTTTTTCGAGATTATGATGTTCTTTATTTAATGATTCGAATTCAGACTGTCTCTCTTTGGTTGAAAGCATATTCTTGGCAATAGTCGATAGACGTCCTGCATTGTTCTTAATACCTTTTAACTGTTTTTGAATCAGAGGATGGTTGTCGAGCTGGGTTATCATCTCATCAATGGGAAGCATGATGAGAGTGAGAGGTGTTTGTATTTCATGAGACATTTTAGAAAAGAAGTCCATTTTCATCGAGAAAAACTTCTCTTTCTCATTATGTTTCCATGAGGCCAGTTCAAGCTTCTCATTTAGTAGTCTCCATTTGGTTATGAAATGAATGAAACCGAAGATGATGGCTCCAATGGTGACAACATATATGAGGATGGCCCACCATCGGAACCAAACGGGGCGTAAGATGGTGATTAGGATAGTCTTTTTCTCGATGCTTTGTCCTTCCTGGTGTTTCTCAATAATCAGTCGATATTTTCCAGCAGGTATATTGGTGTAATTAATCTCGTTGTGAGATGGGTTATTAATCCACTCTTTGTCGAAAGGAATTAATTTGTAACGATAATTCTCGTCGAAGTATCTAAGCGTATTATTGCTAGAGAAAGCAATACGCAAAGCATTCATATCATGAGGGATCAATAGTGATTCGACGGAGTTGTAACCTTTGGTTACCTGCGTAGGGATCTGTTGATTCGCTTCTTTGTTGCCGATCATCACCTGATTTACTAGGATTGGAAATGATTGATTTGGATCGTTTTTGGGATTCAATTTTTGAGGATCGATTGCAGTGACCCCTTCTTGTCCTCCAAGATATATTATTCCGTTGGCCGTATTGCTACAGTGGCTGGTGTAATGCGAGAGTACTTCAGCATGTTGCTCATCCCAACGAATGTTTGTTTTCTCTTTTAGGTCATGTCTTACAACTCCTTGTTTTGTCGAGAACCAGAGGGCCGATTGACCTTCTGCTTCAAGGGATAGAATATCTTTCTCTGGACATGCTTCTGTGCTCTTGATAGCGTTTCTTAAGTTGCCTCTCCAATGAATGACTCCTTGATTTGCGGTAGCAAAATAGAATGAGAAGTTTTTTAATTTAATCCCATCGACTAGATTAATGGCCTCTTTTTTTGGACCTTTAAGATGATGAACAATTAGCTTTTCTGGATCTCTCGGATTTTCTAAAACAATTAAATGTTTATAAGAGCCAATGATTAGATGAGCTTCACGCGTCTCTTCGATAAAAAAGACCGGATTGTAATCATGTTGAATCTCTTTTAAACTGTAAGAAGCAATGATATTCTTTTCAGGATCAATACAGTGTATTCCTAAGTTACTTCCTATCCAAATGTTTCCTAGGTGATCTTTAAAGATACAACGTATGTCTTTGATGGTGATGCCACTATTATTGACAAGTGCTATATTATGGTTCTTTCCTTCTTTATCGAGATAGCCAATACCACTTTGGTAGGTGCCATACCATATGTTTCCATCGTTATCTTCATGAATACTTTGCACATAATTTCCATTAATCTTATTGGTGCGTGTGTTTATCTGCCTCACCTTGCCTTTGTCGTTGCAATAGAGACCATAGCCATCGCTACCAAACCAAACTCTTTGTTTCTTGTCAATGAAGATGCTCAGTACACGGGTAGGGGTAGACTGTCTTCTTCCATAAAGATATTTCATTCCTTGAAGAGGGGGAGTGTAGGTGCGTACTTTCCCAAAATTGGTTATGACCCACATTACTGATGGAGTGACTTGAGAGAGAGCCACAATAGCATTACTCCCTAAGGATCGTTCGTTGTATGCTTGATGCATAGAACGAGATAGTATGCTCCCTTTAGATGAGAGCTCAATGAGACCAGCTCCATCTGTACCAATCCATATGTGTCCTCGATCGTCTTTCAGTAGGGAAAAGATAATATTACTGTCAATACGATATTGTCTATTCCTTCGTGTTTTATTATACCGAGTTAACCGACCATTATTATAGTGAAATAGTCCTTCTGTTTCTGTACCAATCCATAGGTCATCGTCTAAACTTCCAGTAGTTATTTTTATCCAACCAGGATGATGCTTTATGAGAAGTTTACTCTGTTCGAATTGGTCTTTATTGATAGACATACATACCAATTTTCTTTTATTGGTCACTCCCCAAGCAGTCCCTTTGTCGGTCATGTGGAGGTCTATTAGATAACCTAATTTCTTTTGAACAGAGTGATACCCTATATGGTGCGTTTCCATATGAAATGATATGACCTGTCCATTAGATAGGCCAAACCACATCTTGTTAGATATGATACGGAAAATGGTCACCCTAGACTCTTTGAGCTCCACTTCTACCTTAGGAAATATAGGTTCAATAATATTATCGTACAGTTTGTAGAATGATCCTTTGTTGGTTACAAGAATCAAATCTCCTTCGTTTTTCTTTTGAATGCTAACGATATTTGATTCTTGAGTGAATTGAGATAATTGTGGTGTGAAGTCAACAATCTTCGTTCCATCATATCTTAATAGTTTGTTGGCACTAAATATCCAAGTGTATCCCTTCGGCCCTTGAATAATTCCACGTGGGATTGTTCCGTAGGAACGAATGATATCGATATCTATGGACTGAAATTGAGGAGACGCATACCCATGCATTTGATACAAAAATAGTTGAATCAAAAGAATCACAAATATTTTAAGTCGTTGCTGGGGGCTCCTCATTTTATTATGCTGTTTATATGGTTTAACCTATGGTTAAATATAGTGCTCTTTAAGTGCGATTCAAAATTATTATGACCGATAGCACTATTTATATAGGGAATTATTGATCGATATAAGGAAAGTGTCCCCTGCTTTTTATATTCGCAATTCTGTTGATATATGGGATAAAAAAAGCATCTATACGCTTTGTATAGATGCTTTGATTTGAAATATTCTATTGGTGTTATTTGATCACCTCAGCATATAGATCATAGTCTGATGCTTCCGTAATTTTCACCTCTACAAATTGTCCAATTGCAAGCTCTTCCTCGCTTGAGATAAACACTTCACCATCGACATCAGGAGAGTCAAATTCTGTTCTTCCTATAAATAGATCTCCTTCAATACGGTCTACTACAACTTTCATTGTCATCCCAACTTTTGTTTCGTTATGTAGTAGTGAGATGTTTTGTTGTAGCTCCATAATTCTGTCAACACGTTCTTGCTTTACATCACTAGGAATAATGTCTTCGTAGTTATCTCCAGCATATGTGTTGTCTTCATGAGAATAAGCGAAAACACCAAGTCTTTCGAAACGTGCTGTCTCAACGAATTCACATAGCTCTTCAAAGTCCTCTTCTGTTTCACCAGGGTGACCGACAAGTAGTGTGGTACGAAGGTGAATGCCAGGAACCTCTTTGCGAATACGAGCGAGTAAGTCTAATGTCTCTTGTTTGTTGATATTACGACGCATCAATTTCAGCATATGGTCTGAAATGTGTTGCAATGCGATGTCAAGGTACAGTGATACCTTAGGTTCTTGTTGCATTACAGGTAGCAGATCATAAGGGAAGTTCGATGGATATGCATAATGAAGTTTTATCCATTCGATGC
It encodes:
- a CDS encoding sulfite exporter TauE/SafE family protein yields the protein MVQLLLILIGTIAGIVTGITGASSVMVVVPLLSILLNFSIHQAIGTSLVVDVVAPLFISLTYFKKGHIKIKECISVLLGTVLLAPIGSYFSDMVPERGLGSSFGGFMIVLAIMIFRTGAKQKFNKQDSSSLPSYLRHPITRIALCFILAGASGFMTGFMGAGGGTNLLLILILFCGYSLHDALGTSILMMALTASAGVAGHLYYGNVNFSDGILVAVVATIAGTISAKKMSNLNEKALSYFMGGTYATLGILMVLLNMFYN
- a CDS encoding voltage-gated chloride channel family protein, encoding MFEHIKGKMSQVQQVAILGYLIKWLLLSLLVGLLAGAASAFFLKSLHWATDFRNAHMMIVFGLPIGGLAIGLMYYYWGEGVVKGNNLLLEEFHSPKKIIQLRMAPLVLIGTVITHLFGGSAGREGTAVQMGGAIADQFTKWLKLDKRDRRILLSCGVAAGFASVFGTPLAGAIFALEVFTIGRMRYDTIVPSVLAAVFADYGCRLFNVHHTHYEIFSVPSFEVQNFLWVVLAGVFCGLAGMLFSKGVHFWGDLFKKINYPPLRPVVGGVVLALVIWGMNFDTKYIGLGVPTIVDSFSQQMNWYDFLVKILFTTFTLGAGFKGGEVTPLFFVGATLGSALSFWIPLPISLLAGVCFVAVFSGATNTPIACTMMGIELFGAEAAVYIAIACVIAYLFSGHSSIYSAQIVGSPKHWSYEDEKGKTLSQIDAEKKN
- a CDS encoding N-acetylmuramoyl-L-alanine amidase — translated: MALKTIHNVMNNINRHTKLLLFILFSFVGTIVFGQSNYKYIIAKEGDGIYRILERNHLDPIKYKKKFIALNEKKMGKNEQVYAGVKYKLPLVETTKSSKPTLVKSTAKSRPPLAIKKYKIFGSKYDTVHIRNNQLKGCVFYLVSGHGGPDPGAIETIENKMITEDEYAYDVTLRLGRELIRNGARVYIITRDPKDGIRDDKFLKNNSNELCYPNKKIPLNQRKRLRQRANAVNTLYKKNKNYKYQRLLVLHVDAHLITTRIDLFFYYFKRSRTGKNMAYNMREIIRQKYDQYQPHRGYNGKVVSRDLHMLSMTDPPTVFIELGNIKNSRDQKRLLQPGNRQLLAEWMVEGVIYDYKKQKK
- a CDS encoding response regulator translates to MIQLFLYQMHGYASPQFQSIDIDIIRSYGTIPRGIIQGPKGYTWIFSANKLLRYDGTKIVDFTPQLSQFTQESNIVSIQKKNEGDLILVTNKGSFYKLYDNIIEPIFPKVEVELKESRVTIFRIISNKMWFGLSNGQVISFHMETHHIGYHSVQKKLGYLIDLHMTDKGTAWGVTNKRKLVCMSINKDQFEQSKLLIKHHPGWIKITTGSLDDDLWIGTETEGLFHYNNGRLTRYNKTRRNRQYRIDSNIIFSLLKDDRGHIWIGTDGAGLIELSSKGSILSRSMHQAYNERSLGSNAIVALSQVTPSVMWVITNFGKVRTYTPPLQGMKYLYGRRQSTPTRVLSIFIDKKQRVWFGSDGYGLYCNDKGKVRQINTRTNKINGNYVQSIHEDNDGNIWYGTYQSGIGYLDKEGKNHNIALVNNSGITIKDIRCIFKDHLGNIWIGSNLGIHCIDPEKNIIASYSLKEIQHDYNPVFFIEETREAHLIIGSYKHLIVLENPRDPEKLIVHHLKGPKKEAINLVDGIKLKNFSFYFATANQGVIHWRGNLRNAIKSTEACPEKDILSLEAEGQSALWFSTKQGVVRHDLKEKTNIRWDEQHAEVLSHYTSHCSNTANGIIYLGGQEGVTAIDPQKLNPKNDPNQSFPILVNQVMIGNKEANQQIPTQVTKGYNSVESLLIPHDMNALRIAFSSNNTLRYFDENYRYKLIPFDKEWINNPSHNEINYTNIPAGKYRLIIEKHQEGQSIEKKTILITILRPVWFRWWAILIYVVTIGAIIFGFIHFITKWRLLNEKLELASWKHNEKEKFFSMKMDFFSKMSHEIQTPLTLIMLPIDEMITQLDNHPLIQKQLKGIKNNAGRLSTIAKNMLSTKERQSEFESLNKEHHNLEKHLQDTLEAFTDQAKHKHIQLNMDFLAQDNIFEYDKEKMEHVWYNILSNAFKFTPEYGNIHIEVTYNAKKQMVQITIKDSGCGVPSEEQERIFDMFYQSQQGIKKGGTGIGLALCKDLMHLHQGSIQLSPSHAGATFILRFPQNKMRSSLNQFKHTPLPNMGLTIDEKRHNNDHHKKSILIVEDHPEMRQYLSNYLSDSYHIETATNGQEALSKIQTQLFHMIVSDLQMEGMTGTELFTILKQNPKTQDIPFILITANHSKKERLDALKLGVDDYIQKPFEAEELKLRIKNYIFKKKNTVSSSHEFIFKHHVNSFTHKLELIINKEMSKGQISMEEIAQKLNMSYSSLYKKTNAETGISPNELLTRKRMVKAQHLLVYTDKSISQITFECGYSDPKYFSKAFRKQHQVSPKMYRENNLKN
- the rimO gene encoding 30S ribosomal protein S12 methylthiotransferase RimO, with translation MNKKVNIVTLGCSKNLIDSELFMGQLEANGYEVVTDSNETDAEIVAINTCGFILDAKEESINTVLDFVEAKKRGEISKIFVFGCLTERYKDELMAEIPEVDGFYGKFQVKKMVEDLEGEYKMSLKNQRYVTTPSHYAFLKISEGCNRTCSYCAIPYITGKHKSRPIEDIVIEATLLAKKGVKELLVIAQDLSFYGLDLYKEQRLAELVRQLSKIEGIEWIKLHYAYPSNFPYDLLPVMQQEPKVSLYLDIALQHISDHMLKLMRRNINKQETLDLLARIRKEVPGIHLRTTLLVGHPGETEEDFEELCEFVETARFERLGVFAYSHEDNTYAGDNYEDIIPSDVKQERVDRIMELQQNISLLHNETKVGMTMKVVVDRIEGDLFIGRTEFDSPDVDGEVFISSEEELAIGQFVEVKITEASDYDLYAEVIK